The DNA segment AACTCTATTTCTGTAACACTAAATTTGAGAACTGCAATATCATACACATATGTACAAAAAGCATCCCACCTGGTTCCTGACAATACTTAACACATATAAAGATCTATCTATTATCTTTCTATACACtgatttaaatatgtatttcattaaataagtagtaaatgtggatttttttttgtaactgaagaACAGCGCATATTGTGGTTAGCATAGGTCTTCTTGTCCAAGCAGTGCCTACATCACTGTAACCCAGTGCCTAAACTTCTCTGTCCAGTGGAATAAATTTAACAATATTGGCAGTAAGTAGTGGTCCATGGTGAAAATATCATGAGAAAAACCACACTTCTGACACTAACTTTATTAGCTATTGTTGAAGTATATATGAAGCATGAAATACTTTAACTGAATTTAATGagtattttccattaaatgaaaatattcagttaaaaagaaattaatgtttttgtaTTACTTACAGGGTCAGGGGATTTGCTTTTTGCCCAGCTCATTATTGTTGAAATGAGGATGAATATCTTTGGTGTTGCAAAATACTCTATTTCTGTATGTAGAGCtgttaaatgaaagcaaaggatTTGATTTATTCTAAACTGTGTTactcaaactgtatttttgcttttatataaaGGTCCTATATAGCCATTTACACCATAATGTTCTATGtgatatgtatttttaagcaaaagtcTTTATTTAGGTTGCTATAAATTAAAGATAataaatcaggaaagaaaacaaatagacAAACAATAGTAATAAAGAATCAGATTATTGGGAATCAACAATCTTCACAGAATTACATATCATAGAGGGAAGAAAAGTAACAATCTATACTAGGAAATGATTAATCTTTATTTAAACTGCTGagatactgaaagaaaataaaagagtgggttttttttttcattatttaaacaaaatctaTAGCAATCCACAAAAGCttccttattttaatttagagCAAAATAACTAAATGTGGGTTATGTAACTTATGATGTCCAAGTATTTATACTATAAAGTATAATTTGGTTCAACTatcatataaagaaaaatattgcacTGTCAACATAAAAAGATTCCAGATTCCTATTAGAATTTGGATATAACAGTCAGGAGAAACTTTCAGAAAGACTGTTCGCAGTACTTTTTATTGGACTTTTTAGtcaaaagatatttaaaataattatataaaattttGAAACATTGTTTGAATATCACAGGAGCAAATTTTCTACCCACTTCCTAATGCAAATAGATAAGACGATGGTTGATAGTTATTTAGGGAAATAACTGCCTACACAGATATGTCATTTAAAGTATTGGACCATTCCATGACAGCTCCTCTACCTTATAAATGCTAAAGTATATTCCATGGTTCCTTGCTAATTAATTGAACAATTCTTGCAACATTTCTCCATTAAATAACCTAGTTTTGTATCATAGTAAATGATAAATCCCAGATAATTTCATTATGAATTTATGGTAAATTTTGATGGATGTATAGCAACCACTTTTCAGTCCAGTTGATAGCTATACTAACCAGAAGCAGCCCATGTTGCTTCCTCAATTTGATTTGCATCTTCAGTGATATTATATAAAACTATCTCACACTCAAGCAAGTGACTTAAGAGCTCTTTTCGAGAATaaacctgagaaaaaaaaagttagaatctgtcatttaaaaaagtaaaaagaagaaaacaaatatccaaaattaattttaagatttaACTTTCTGATAGAATGTAGTTTTCTAACACTAGGATGTTAGAATAATTCATAAGACATATCAAACTTTATCTGTCAGATACAAGTAAGGTGatgaaatataaatgaaatgctgaaactTCTAATTTACAGTACACATTAATATAGTTCAAAAAGATGTACAATTTTTAGTGGTATTTTAGGATTCATATTTTCAGTGCAATTGTGAGTATCAAAAAATATGACTTTTATAGGTATTTCAAACAAGGATCACTTGGAagaatggagaaaacaaaataagatcCATTGGCTTGCAAAATAGCatcctgtcattttttttaaatgcagcttgTCTGCATCACTTGAGCATGTCCAACAAACACTTTGGGCAAGAGCAGTGGTTAAGATTAAATACCACCAGCCATAATTTTCTGATTGAACAGCTCAGCTGTATAGATGTTTAaatcaaaattttcaaatgtttgaaGACATTCTGGATAATCAATTTGAGACAAAGATAATTTTAGTTTCAGAAAACTAAATCAAGCTATAAGAAATGACATTCTTAAAAGCAAGCCTCCTTTAGTTAACTGAACGCTGGACATTATACAAAAAAGTAGGTATTCAGAACAAATGGCTGCTAGCGAAAGCTGTGATTTCAGTGATACGTTGATAAGGGGTACACTGACTTTGATTCCAGCACCACaatctttaaaatgcagataaaagaCACAGAGGAGACAAGGGAGGTTCTTGAGGTGTGTGTTTTGAGAGAAAAACCAAAGCAGTCCTGTGGAACATCAGGATAGATGATGTCCTGTCCATAACCAtccttttaaacaaaactagTTTGAGTCTGAGTTCCTTCCTTCTACTCTTTGCTGTATCAGGCCTAGCAGGGTCACAGCAGTGTGCAAGAAGCAGGAGgaataaaatatacatacacagCTTCCAGCAGTAAGAAAAGACTACTTAATCAACGCAGGCCATTTTACATGACTTGCAATATTACCAATATTCTCTAATGTCAATCTGAAATAAGACTCTTACTTACTGTATAAGTTTCCTCTGCAAAATATGGTTTAGTACTCCCTGGTTTAGAAAGGCTACCCACTATTTGGTAGACTCCTTCCTTTGGCCTAACAGAAACTTCAGCAGCTGAATTATTTtcgtcttcctcctcctcattttCTCCTATGTTTTCAAGCGATGCCCCAACAACACATCCGGATAAATACTGCAATATACAAAGACACACATTTGTATGCAAGTATATATTGAACGCTACACAGCTTCTCATGATCTTGGGAAGACGCTAACTCTGACTAGCCCTGATCCCGCCATAGGTAATGTAGCTCAGAACACGGCTTTCCAACGGGAAAACGTTAGAGACTCCTCAACCTTAGCTGTAATGTTTTGTCTCGACTTCTGGCCTGTGCCTCAGAGCCGAAGGTGTCGGTGAGTCCCTGAGGCCACCTCGATGTAAAAGGGCCCCTCTCAGGCAGGTGTTACAGAGACGTCACAGAGACGTTACACCTCCCCACACTCATCACCTGCGGCCCGAGGTCTCCAGACCGGCTTTATCCacacctcctgctcctctcaTTCTTATTCCGTCTTATCTTAACCCCTTCGTGCCCTCAGTCCGTCTCCTCAGCAGCTAGCTTAGGTCACCTCAGCTACCCGGCTCCCTGCCGCGCTGCCGGCCGCGGGTAGGGCGGGCGGACGGGCGGTGGCGCCTCAGGCAGCGACCGCCGAGGAAGAAGCCGCGACCGCGGGCAGCTGCGGGCCGCCCCTCGCCGTCACCTCGCCGATGCCGCGGCCGCAGTAAGAGTCGAGGTGGTTGAGGAAGACCCGGCGGTTCGGCGCCGGTCCCGCCGCCATCGCCACAGCCTGCACCGGGGACGCGGCCCGTTGCTACGCGACGCAGCGGGCGCTGTGGGCGGTGCggcctcccctcccctggcaGCCGCCGCGGGGCGctgcgggcgggccggggccgctccTCTGCTGCGGGCCGTCGGCGGGGTAAACAGGCACGGCGTGTGTAGCTGTGCCGCTTTTCTAATACCTAAATCAATGTATTCTAGGACAAACAGCGCCAGTCAGCACATAAGGGACTTTCCCTGACTTCTAGACGCCGCACAGTGCAAAATATACGTGGTACTGCCGAGACCAAAAGTAGCTGTAAGGAGGCGGTTGGGCATCGTGTCAGCTAGCGGGCAGGCTTTGAGGCTTTTAGGAAATTCACAGATCAACTGCAACGGCAGGCCAAGCAGCACTTATTCAGGGGTTTGGATAGTGCAAACAGTAACTGAGGGGCGAAGGATTACCCAGAAGTAATCCAGACATAGCTGAATGACATAGCTTTCCCCATTTCTGAGTTCACACTGCAGTACATTGTAAGAAATGACACCAGTTTCTTCTGGTAACACCTACAAAACACCTCTTTTGAATGTATTTCTCAGCTTAGGTTTATAATAAGCACGCAGAATGACAAAGCATTGTAAAGatgtccaagaaaaaaaacatcctaGCAATGTAATGTTAAATTTGGCATTTTTCCACTTGTATTACTAATGCTTCTTTTCCAAGTCCCTCTTTACAATTGCCTACCTTGTTTTTTCACAACAAAGTTTCAGCAGATACAAGATTGCAGgcaaaggttttaaaatacttgttaaCTATTTGATATTTAAGTTCTTTTCATAGGCATGATAACTTCAATTGTTCACTCCCCCCTTTCCAGCAGGCCCCCCCCCAAGAAAACTACAACACACTGGTGCAtttatttaatgctttaatCATTGAAATTGAGCAAGTAAACCAGTCGcaaggaaaaatattcaaatataaaTTTGGTAAAGTACATTCTCCTCACAGAGGACTAACCACGTGCCACAAACCTGTGTGCAAAAAGAGAGCCTATGAACAATTTTTAGAGCATGGAAGCACACCCTAAGGTAGAAGATTAATATCAGAAGTTTCAACCTAAATAGATAATAACCACAAAATTAagctctggaaaacagaagcagtaaCTACAGTTGTCTTGTCATAGTTGTACATCACTACCCCAAAGCTATTACAAAAGCTCTACTAGGCTTCTCCAATTAATATAACTAACCCTTAGCAGGTAGAAGTCAATATAGCTCTACTGAAGTCACTGGAATCTGTGACTTTATGAGAACTGATGTATTCCTAAGCATGGCCCCAAAAAAGCTACTGCATGTACTTGTCACAAAAGCATGGCAGAATAATGGCAGgattatttaaagaaagatgCACGATTATTTAATACTCCAAGAATACAAAAAGTATGAACATCACAGAATGTTAGCTCAACAGTACTGGTATTTCTAAccaactgtaattttaaaaaagtcagcCATTCAGTATGTACTTGAAAAGTTACAGCACAACAACAGGTGTATAAAGAGATCTGTACCAGGTATTAAGTAGAAAATACAAGTTATATCTTGCAGTTTGTATTAGTCTTAGCAAATTTCATACAGCCTTTGGTTTCAAACCAATACAATGCAATTGACATTGCAGTGCTTGCTTAGTATTCATCAGGAGAGGATGCTGTACAATTGAGGGAGAAAACGTGAAAAACGGGTGTAGCAAAGTACTGTACTATAGAAAGTAAAGGCTGAAGCAAAAATAGTCTTGGGTATATCCTGTACATCATGTAAACACACATTCAGAATAGTAAACAGGCTAAAATGTCTTCCAAGCCTCCCAGTTACAATATAGCATacttatacatatatatagcaTATATAACATAGTCGTTAGGAAATGTAGCCCATTACATCCTAATTCTGTGCTTAACTCATTTGCGATTCAGACAATACATTCATATATTAGCAGTACCTCTCATTTATTAGTTCGAGTTTGCTGGTTGCCGTAGACAAGGACAGATCAAATAATACTGAGCCTTGCTTTTAACTCAAATACTGTCACTATATAAGCAATGCTCAACTGTTCAAGAAACATCTTTCTTGTTACCAAAACTGAGCATTTTCAGATTTATGTATAGCAAATCAAGCTGAAATTCTGTTCGTTGCAAAAAGTATTCTCCCAATTATTCTTCATTAACTGGGTAGAGCAAGTagcttctattttaaaaagcaggtatGAAAACTACTAGtaagcacaaaaaaaatcactacttGTACATGTAACATTTAGTCTCTATATTTTTTTAGAGTTTTGGATAACAACACTTTGAAAAGAGACCAAATTTTTTGAACATTGTAAGCAGCAACTTACTTGCTCacctacaacaaaaaaaaaaagtaaaattaagaaacttttttgttatttattgaaGTGGCTTTTAATAGCGTTGCAATATACACAAATCTACTGTAGCAAAATACTATAGAGTAGTACTAGCATGAATTAGATACTAATGCAAGAAATTAAGCTTAAGATGTTTATGATTATGTTTGTAAGAAAGATCTCTGTGCCTCATACTAAGAATTCCTTCTAGCATTAAATCTTCCTCACACCCGGGTAAATCATGACTGACTATCTTTCTTCAAAGCTTCTAGTCTTTGCAGTAATGCATTTCCAAAGACCTCTCGATAAGCAGGGCTGAGAGAGTCCAATAACGAGTAGACAGTTTCATGGTACGGAGTTTGCAGTCTGTCATCAGTCTGATCAAAATCATAAGCTACTACCTGCAACAAAGAAATGACTGGTTAAATTTCTGTGGTTAGGTCCACATTTCAATAGGAAAGAGCTATCACAACATTTAACTTTGGCAGTCAGGGAAGTACAGTAATATGAGAATAAAAGGTACTGGATTTAAATTGCAGTCTGTGCTTCCTACTATGGGGCTTAGTGGTAATACAGTATTTAGACAATTTCAAATACCTTTTGTCCAAAACTCAGAATATTAGTAAAATGTATCATTATGACCTTTGCAATGAAGTCTTACATCTGCAtgtttgcacacacacacaaaaaatacaaatggtGCAAAAAAAGTGCTGTATATATGCTGTTTTACTGACTTATCTGGGTACCCGAGAAACCCAAAGACTGGCGCGCCTGTAACAAATTGCTGCTTCAATCTTCATCATTTTGTGTCTCAAATAAATGCCTGTTTTTTCATCAACttcctttcttgctttgttGGAAGTAACTAGTTAAAAGTTCCACTTTCTAGGAGAAAACATGTAGGAACAGGCTTTCATAAAAGTACAAGAGGAATATGTAGTTTTGGTGtcactgaagaatttttctAGGTACCTTTTGAAAACAACAATTGTTCAAAACAATGAGGCTtatgaaatgacaaaaaagttAGTTTACCCTGAGTCCTGCTTCAGTGAGCTCCAGGCAGTATCTGTTCCTTTCCCTGGTTTCCACATTGATATATGCCACATCCACTGCACAGGGAAGTGTTTTTGAGACAAACATGTTGCTGACAGCAAACAGAACATCATTCACAACAGCTTCAGCTTCTAGTCTCATATCTTTCACATCTGTTCCTTCAAAGTCTCTATAATCAGAATCCTCTTCAAACCCCGCATTATTGGGCAACTCCATAGGATTGCATTCAGTCTCCATTCTGCAtatagaaacatttattttagatttattaTACCATTACACTCCATATATATTAATACCATAAAATTGTAAAATGAGATACATCTCAAGCAGACATATTTAAcgttgtcaaaaaaaaaaaaaaagggaaaatatgagACCTAGTGACTTCTGTAACTCATGACAGTTCAGAGAACTCAAACTCAAGATGTCGAGCACAAGTGCC comes from the Falco cherrug isolate bFalChe1 chromosome 7, bFalChe1.pri, whole genome shotgun sequence genome and includes:
- the GSKIP gene encoding GSK3B-interacting protein — translated: METECNPMELPNNAGFEEDSDYRDFEGTDVKDMRLEAEAVVNDVLFAVSNMFVSKTLPCAVDVAYINVETRERNRYCLELTEAGLRVVAYDFDQTDDRLQTPYHETVYSLLDSLSPAYREVFGNALLQRLEALKKDSQS